From Coffea arabica cultivar ET-39 chromosome 2e, Coffea Arabica ET-39 HiFi, whole genome shotgun sequence, the proteins below share one genomic window:
- the LOC113728968 gene encoding putative disease resistance RPP13-like protein 1, which translates to MAVALAVGSSVLSAFLQVVFDRMATKEFVNLFQKRKNDEELLQKLKLNLLALGAVLDDAENKQTRNQFVKGWLDELHDTIYQADELLDEINTEALRLKVEAEHQSSASQVSVSTYSKSSSNDFLKKMMPEIEKMVVKLDWFVQQINPLGLQVVEQKIQSCRRLPSTSLVDETTVYGREVDKEKIIEVLLSESVNRVNVTVIPLVGLGGIGKTTLAQLVYNDKWVQDHFSIKAWVCISEDYDATRITKELLGELDIPFSDMSENLNSLQMKLQLGLTQKKFLLVLDDFWNRDYNDWDKLKVLFKGGLQGSKIIVTTRDEKIALMMCKKESIYHLDLMKEGDSWSLFKKHAFENIDGNQSSELEQIGKKIVKKCGGLPLAVKTVAGLLRSETTAEEWKDILVSEVWSQTDNQDSILPALRLSYNHLPSHLKRCFAFCAIFHKDYQFEKEEIIQLWQAHDLLEHPRGNRGIEEIGEEYLREMRLRSLFEQSTANFFIMHDLVNDLARFVSGKYCLRLEDHHLGHGTTGRISNFSYHPSSYDTYHKFELLRETKNLRTFLSLSISKNSNQKYEVSPKFLHGMLPKFKSLRVLSLLGYHILKLPDSISHLKHLRFLNLSSTNVNTLPEWICTFYNLQTLLLPNCKKLQELPVNLAKLINLSYLDISGTPLKTMPLHIGRLRNLQVLTNFIVGKSSGSMIEELGKFHKLRGGLFISNLQNVSCGRDASMVNLKGKKHLDKLALKWNAETNDSQVAKDVLDNLEPHSSIKLLKIVGYCGTTFPNWIGNPSLINLKSLSLSSCEYCLFLPALGQLRALQSLEIVGMSCISALTEDFYGDTRATMPFTSLKKLGIEKMPELEKWHIPKYEVFNNLEELYIIDCPKLIGELPQQCSSLRILEISRCDSLVLPNGQLSIFNGNNIQQFTSLCDLKISNLKSLKGLCLELNQLVKLQRLSIVDCGSLLPFLPSYLPSSLKVLNYEGCCNLEVESESWQLEDLALVNYDSHKVMCLGAFPMLKSLEILNCKSTGIGSQNSGAATSVMTSLQTLAISGSVDLMSFPEGGLPAAPKLTQLHLWNCKKLKFLPQQMDYLFPSLRHLFISCCPNIECLPEGGLPSSLQCLDISTCKKLISRRREWGVAKLPSLTQFRIGGIDDEVESFPEEDWLLPCTLQSLQLWAHKNLTKLSYSGLRHLCSLQTLYIRNCTRLQSLPEEGLPASLTTLEIEKCPLLKPRLRWKKGQDWPKVAHIPCIIVDLELVP; encoded by the coding sequence TGTTTCCACTTACAGCAAATCTTCCAGTAATGATTTCCTTAAGAAGATGATGCCAGAGATAGAAAAAATGGTTGTCAAACTAGATTGGTTCGTACAACAAATTAATCCCCTGGGTCTGCAAGTTGTTGAACAAAAAATTCAATCATGTCGACGACTGCCTTCCACTTCTTTGGTTGATGAGACCACTGTGTATGGTCGAGAAGTTGATAAAGAGAAGATAATTGAAGTGCTACTATCTGAGAGTGTAAATAGAGTCAATGTCACTGTGATTCCACTGGTTGGCCTTGGGGGAATTGGTAAGACCACTCTTGCTCAATTGGTTTACAATGATAAGTGGGTGCAAGACCATTTTTCTATAAAAGCATGGGTTTGCATATCAGAAGATTATGATGCTACCAGGATAACAAAAGAACTTCTTGGGGAGCTCGATATTCCATTTTCTGATATGAGCGAGAATTTGAATTCCCTTCAAATGAAGTTACAGTTGGGGCTAACTCAGAAAAAGTTTCTTCtcgttttagatgatttttggAATCGGGACTACAATGACTGGGATAAATTGAAGGTGCTATTCAAAGGTGGATTGCAAGGGAGTAAAATCATTGTAACTACACGTGATGAGAAAATTGCACTAATGATGTGTAAAAAGGAGTCAATTTATCATCTGGATTTGATGAAAGAGGGAGATTCTTGGTCATTGTTTAAAAAGCACGCATTTGAAAATATAGATGGAAATCAAAGTTCAGAACTCGAACAGATCGGTAAGAAAATTGTGAAGAAGTGTGGAGGATTACCTTTGGCCGTGAAAACAGTTGCAGGTCTCTTGCGTTCGGAAACAACTGCTGAAGAGTGGAAAGATATTTTAGTAAGTGAAGTGTGGAGTCAAACAGACAATCAAGATAGCATCTTGCCAGCATTGAGATTAAGCTATAATCATCTTCCTTCACATCTAAAAAGGTGCTTTGCCTTTTGTGCCATATTTCATAAGGATTACCAGTTTGAGAAAGAGGAAATAATTCAATTATGGCAAGCTCATGATCTTTTGGAGCACCCTAGAGGTAATAGAGGAATTGAAGAAATAGGTGAAGAGTACTTACGTGAGATGAGATTGAGGTCATTGTTTGAGCAGTCAACTGCCAACTTTTTCATAATGCATGACCTTGTCAACGATTTGGCTAGATTTGTTTCTGGAAAATATTGTCTCAGGCTGGAGGATCATCACCTAGGGCATGGTACAACGGGTAGAATAAGTAACTTTTCTTACCATCCTAGTTCTTATGACACCTATCATAAATTTGAACTCTTGAGGGAGACTAAGAACTTGAGAACATTTTTATCATTAAGTATTAGtaaaaattcaaaccagaaataTGAAGTAAGCCCCAAATTTTTACATGGAATGTTGCCCAAATTCAAGTCCTTAAGGGTTCTGTCTTTGTTGGGCTATCATATCCTTAAGTTGCCTGACTCAATTAGTCATTTGAAACACCTACGTTTTTTGAATCTCTCTTCCACAAACGTGAATACCCTACCCGAATGGATATGCACCTTCTATAATCTACAAACCTTGTTGTTGCCAAATTGTAAGAAACTTCAAGAGTTGCCAGTAAATTTGGCAAAGTTAATTAATTTGTCTTACCTGGATATAAGTGGAACTCCATTGAAGACAATGCCACTACACATCGGTAGACTCAGAAACCTTCAAGTCTTGACTAATTTTATAGTAGGCAAGAGTAGTGGTTCAATGATCGAGGAGTTGGGCAAATTTCATAAGCTTCGTGGTGGGCTCTTCATTTCAAATCTACAAAATGTTTCGTGTGGTAGGGATGCATCAATGGTGAACCTAAAGGGCAAGAAACACCTTGACAAGTTAGCTTTGAAATGGAATGCTGAAACCAATGATTCGCAAGTTGCGAAAGACGTGCTTGATAATTTAGAACCTCATTCAAGCATAAAACTTCTCAAGATCGTAGGATATTGTGGGACAACATTTCCAAATTGGATAGGCAACCCTTCACTAATCAATTTGAAATCCTTGAGTCTATCTAGTTGTGAATATTGCTTATTCTTGCCTGCACTTGGGCAGCTAAGAGCTTTGCAATCACTTGAAATTGTTGGAATGAGTTGCATATCAGCTTTAACagaggatttttatggagacaCTAGGGCAACTATGCCGTTCACATCTTTGAAAAAGTTGGGAATTGAGAAGATGCCAGAGTTGGAGAAATGGCACATACCAAAATATGAAGTCTTCAATAACCTTGAAGAACTCTATATAATTGATTGCCCCAAACTAATTGGAGAACTCCCCCAACAATGTTCATCACTACGAATCCTTGAGATATCCAGGTGCGACAGTCTTGTTCTTCCCAATGGTCAATTAAGTATCTTCAATGGAAACAACATTCAACAATTCACATCTCTTTGTGATCTGAAGATTTCAAATCTAAAGAGTTTGAAAGGGTTGTGCCTAGAGCTCAACCAGTTAGTCAAGCTTCAGAGATTGAGCATAGTTGACTGTGGGTCTCTCTTACCCTTTCTCCCGAGTTACCTACCTTCCTCACTTAAAGTACTTAATTATGAAGGTTGTTGCAACTTGGAAGTCGAGAGTGAAAGCTGGCAACTGGAGGATTTGGCATTAGTTAATTATGATTCTCACAAAGTTATGTGCCTTGGAGCGTTTCCTATGCTAAAAAGCCTTGAGATTTTGAACTGCAAAAGTACCGGGATTGGGAGCCAAAATAGTGGTGCTGCTACTAGTGTGATGACGTCACTGCAAACCTTAGCCATCTCCGGCTCGGTTGATCTAATGTCTTTCCCTGAGGGTGGGTTGCCAGCAGCTCCCAAGCTAACGCAGCTTCATCTCTGGAATTGCAAGAAGCTCAAGTTCTTGCCGCAACAGATGGATTACCTCTTCCCATCTCTTCGGCATCTGTTTATAAGCTGTTGTCCAAATATCGAATGCTTACCGGAAGGAGGTTTGCCCTCTAGCCTACAATGCCTTGACATCTCCACTTGCAAAAAGCTCATAAGTCGCCGGAGAGAGTGGGGTGTAGCGAAACTGCCCTCCCTCACGCAATTCAGAATTGGTGGTATCGATGATGAAGTAGAGTCATTTCCAGAGGAGGATTGGCTACTGCCTTGCACACTTCAATCTCTCCAATTATGGGCCCATAAGAATCTGACAAAGCTAAGCTATTCTGGTCTTCGACACCTTTGCTCCCTTCAGACACTATATATCAGAAACTGTACTCGGCTCCAATCCCTACCGGAAGAGGGACTGCCTGCCTCACTCACCACACTAGAAATCGAGAAATGCCCACTATTGAAACCAAGGTTAAGATGGAAGAAAGGACAAGACTGGCCCAAGGTTGCCCACATCCCATGCATAATAGTCGATTTGGAGCTAGTACCTTGA